A genomic region of Salinibacter pepae contains the following coding sequences:
- a CDS encoding glycosyltransferase family 4 protein has product MAVWLRYLRRICDAAALPARFIYVDQPIPNRLPLPRILKRALGSLIAAFKVLGTRGEVAPVVHVNASLYPSTVLRDLPVVIAAALRGCPILLQVHGGRLANLTPGKIPWRAWHWMCRRATCLGIHPGPQWEEFKNAGYERRMRRMYNLVPSTDHRADLAAAPHFLFLGRVVEEKGVREALRVALRLRDEGHDEVRMTIAGEGDLVEQLRKKIRSSPHSEAVSVTGFLEGDALEYVRRQANIFVLPSRHQEGFPFAFLESAERGMACITTTDSAIADVFEPEEEFQPVDINQPSDLYDQMKRMVTDPTHRERIGTGGYEAVQECCTIEAAANRFENLYLKLAKQK; this is encoded by the coding sequence GTGGCCGTCTGGCTTCGGTATCTGCGACGAATATGCGACGCTGCCGCCCTTCCGGCCCGGTTTATCTATGTCGACCAGCCAATTCCGAACCGCCTCCCCCTGCCGCGTATTTTGAAACGGGCGCTGGGAAGTCTCATTGCAGCCTTTAAGGTGCTCGGCACGCGAGGGGAAGTAGCGCCCGTGGTGCACGTCAACGCTTCACTCTATCCCTCTACGGTGCTTAGGGACCTACCGGTGGTCATAGCGGCAGCCCTCCGAGGATGTCCGATTCTCCTGCAGGTACACGGCGGCCGGCTCGCAAACCTCACACCGGGAAAGATTCCATGGCGGGCCTGGCACTGGATGTGCCGGCGGGCGACCTGCCTGGGCATCCATCCTGGTCCCCAGTGGGAAGAGTTTAAAAATGCGGGCTACGAGCGGAGGATGCGTCGGATGTACAACCTCGTGCCATCCACTGACCATCGCGCCGATCTTGCGGCGGCGCCTCATTTTCTATTTCTCGGCCGTGTAGTAGAGGAGAAAGGAGTACGGGAGGCTCTCCGGGTTGCCCTGCGTCTCCGAGATGAAGGGCACGACGAGGTGCGCATGACCATTGCAGGAGAGGGGGATCTTGTCGAGCAGTTGCGGAAAAAAATCCGGTCCTCTCCTCACTCGGAAGCCGTGTCGGTGACGGGGTTCCTGGAGGGTGATGCACTTGAGTACGTGCGGCGCCAGGCAAACATCTTCGTCCTGCCGAGCCGCCATCAAGAGGGATTCCCATTTGCATTCCTTGAATCTGCTGAGCGAGGTATGGCCTGCATCACAACGACGGACTCGGCGATTGCGGATGTCTTTGAGCCGGAGGAAGAGTTTCAACCGGTGGATATCAACCAACCGAGTGATCTCTACGACCAGATGAAACGTATGGTCACGGATCCGACCCATCGTGAACGGATTGGGACGGGAGGCTACGAGGCCGTTCAGGAGTGCTGCACGATTGAGGCGGCCGCAAATCGATTCGAAAATTTATATCTCAAATTGGCTAAACAAAAATGA
- a CDS encoding class I SAM-dependent methyltransferase, giving the protein MNKLKEEKREHDKIYERASKQIINDPISWERYRRKRCVPPEKGGGLYGRDNKIFLNKVEKELEKRDPKNTVVLDYGCGMGDMALLAAKKGFRARGFDISEKGIEKAKKWSEISGVSDKTKLDVASAEKLPYDKKSFDVVLGKAVIHHTIKYENTGSELARVMKRGAKGLFSEGAASNPIIRLSRKVTIKEEMGDVPLNRKKLKRWSSEFEKVKIDGYFFIYMIKRFGFTGNSDKRSKNVIGKQRHLKNSFRSAENR; this is encoded by the coding sequence ATGAATAAGTTAAAGGAAGAAAAAAGGGAACACGACAAAATATACGAAAGAGCATCGAAGCAAATTATAAATGATCCGATAAGTTGGGAAAGGTATAGAAGGAAACGGTGCGTACCACCTGAAAAAGGAGGTGGTCTCTACGGAAGAGATAATAAAATATTCTTAAACAAGGTGGAAAAGGAACTAGAAAAAAGGGATCCAAAAAATACGGTAGTATTGGACTATGGGTGCGGAATGGGGGATATGGCATTACTGGCAGCTAAGAAAGGTTTTAGGGCGAGAGGATTCGATATATCGGAAAAAGGAATAGAAAAAGCAAAGAAGTGGTCAGAAATAAGTGGTGTAAGTGATAAAACAAAGTTAGATGTAGCCAGCGCTGAAAAGCTACCATACGATAAAAAAAGTTTCGACGTAGTTTTGGGAAAAGCAGTTATACATCATACAATAAAGTACGAAAATACTGGAAGCGAGCTAGCACGTGTAATGAAAAGGGGCGCAAAAGGATTGTTCTCGGAAGGTGCTGCATCAAACCCCATTATAAGACTTTCTAGAAAAGTAACGATTAAGGAAGAAATGGGAGATGTGCCACTGAATAGAAAAAAACTGAAAAGGTGGTCGAGTGAATTCGAAAAAGTTAAAATAGATGGTTACTTTTTTATATACATGATTAAAAGATTTGGTTTTACAGGAAACTCAGACAAAAGAAGTAAAAATGTAATAGGAAAACAGAGACATTTAAAAAATTCTTTCCGCAGCGCTGAAAATAGATAA